One window of the Archangium primigenium genome contains the following:
- the tpiA gene encoding triose-phosphate isomerase: MAARRKLIAGNWKMNKTVSEGLALVRELKGLVASIPAERVEVAVAPTFVALHAVAQELEGSAVKLAGQNCHWEASGAFTGEISAGMLKDVGCTYVILGHSERRQFFGETDETVNKRARAVLKAGLIPILCVGETLAEREANRTLEVVERQVAGGLAGFQAAEVATFVLAYEPVWAIGTGRTATSAQAQEVHKALRAHLTKLYDAGTAERVLIQYGGSVKPDNAAELLGQPDVDGALVGGASLKAGDFAAIIRGGVGA, from the coding sequence ATGGCGGCACGACGCAAGCTCATCGCGGGCAACTGGAAGATGAACAAGACGGTCTCCGAGGGACTCGCCCTGGTGCGCGAGCTCAAGGGCCTGGTCGCCTCGATTCCGGCGGAGCGGGTGGAGGTGGCCGTGGCGCCGACCTTCGTCGCGCTGCACGCGGTGGCCCAGGAGCTCGAGGGCTCGGCGGTGAAGCTCGCCGGGCAGAACTGCCACTGGGAGGCGAGCGGCGCCTTCACCGGGGAGATCTCCGCGGGCATGCTCAAGGACGTGGGCTGCACCTACGTGATCCTGGGCCACTCCGAGCGTCGGCAGTTCTTCGGCGAGACGGACGAGACGGTGAACAAGCGGGCCCGGGCGGTGCTCAAGGCGGGGCTCATCCCCATCCTCTGCGTGGGCGAGACGCTGGCCGAGCGCGAGGCGAACCGCACGCTGGAGGTGGTGGAGCGCCAGGTGGCGGGCGGGCTCGCGGGCTTCCAGGCGGCCGAGGTGGCCACGTTCGTGCTGGCCTACGAGCCGGTGTGGGCGATCGGCACGGGCCGCACGGCCACGAGCGCCCAGGCGCAGGAGGTGCACAAGGCCCTGCGCGCGCACCTGACGAAGCTGTACGACGCGGGGACGGCCGAGCGGGTGCTCATCCAGTACGGGGGGAGCGTGAAGCCGGACAACGCGGCGGAGTTGCTGGGCCAGCCGGACGTGGACGGGGCACTGGTGGGGGGCGCGAGCCTGAAGGCGGGGGACTTCGCGGCCATCATCCGGGGCGGGGTGGGGGCGTAG
- the secG gene encoding preprotein translocase subunit SecG translates to MLTFVTIVHVLLCVFMIFVILLQPGKDAGMGSALGGGAATSAFGGRGATTFLTKVTGVCAALFFITSLGLSFVGMRGSVAAGVVAKPAAPVEAPAPGPSTTGAPPAGQIPAANPQDAAGPNPGTTPTPAPGAPGSVEQPRPAETQAPAPQQ, encoded by the coding sequence ATGTTGACCTTCGTGACGATCGTGCACGTCCTGCTGTGCGTGTTCATGATCTTCGTCATCCTGTTGCAGCCTGGGAAGGACGCGGGCATGGGCTCGGCGCTGGGCGGTGGCGCCGCGACGAGCGCGTTCGGCGGCCGCGGTGCGACGACGTTCCTCACCAAGGTGACGGGCGTCTGCGCGGCGCTGTTCTTCATCACCTCGCTGGGCCTGTCCTTCGTGGGCATGCGCGGCTCGGTGGCGGCGGGTGTGGTGGCCAAGCCGGCGGCGCCGGTCGAGGCGCCGGCCCCGGGTCCGTCCACCACGGGCGCGCCCCCGGCGGGGCAGATTCCCGCGGCCAACCCGCAGGACGCGGCGGGCCCGAACCCGGGCACCACGCCCACGCCGGCTCCGGGAGCTCCGGGCAGCGTGGAGCAGCCGCGTCCGGCCGAGACGCAGGCCCCGGCGCCCCAGCAGTAG